Below is a window of Ornithodoros turicata isolate Travis chromosome 7, ASM3712646v1, whole genome shotgun sequence DNA.
CCTCAATAGTTTGGTCCGTGAACACGCCAGCGCAATACCATGGAGACATACCTTACTGAAGGAAAAGCCCTATAATCTTGCAGCAAGCATTACCCAAAACATGGCTTCCGAGCATTGTATTGCAATGTATCACAATGTTGCAAATCTGTTTCTCACACCACGTCACTTTGCCACCATGTCAAAATACCTTTCCATGTGCACTTGCAGCCCACTCCCATTACAGGACTGATGTTATCCACAGGAGAAGGAGCATATTTTATCACGGATATGCTACTGCTGATTCATCTATACTTGGGTCTTCATCCAAATTTCAACTGTTTATATTTAAAGCCTTGTTTTTGTGGTTAAACCAGGTAAAACCTGCAAAACCCTtttatatgccctgatttgcaTCACAACCAGttcgagtaaaaaaaaaaaataataataacagcaAACGTGCCAAAATGCTAATTCAGCCTCCAGTACAGGCACTGGACAAGGCTAAGAACTACGCGTTCAGCACAGACTCTCCACACTCATGAACAAGAGATGCTGAAAACTGAacttcttttttgttattttctgcCAGAAAatctgttttttcttctccatATTGCCTGGTGTTACAGGTACTGAAATGAAACCCAATTTTCAACAATATAAAACCCAAAAACCCTACATCTACTCAAATTTATACTTCTGCTCAGCAGCAGCACATGAGGTGGCTAACTTAAGTCAAACAATAATGACCCGAAATTGACGACAACGCTTCCTTGAAGACGAGGAACAACACGAAAACACAAAATTAATAATGACCTATTGTAGCATCATGCGACAGCTTGCATACTTCTTCAATGTCATGGACAGTCCTGCACCTTTTTCATGTTACTCCAACCAGTGGTGGCAGGAGCACTGATGATACCACATTACTTCAATATCATACTGCAAGGATAGTGCCACTCACCAAAGGTAGGATAGTCATGGGATGACGGCCCTCCAACAGCATGGCAATAACCAGCAATACGAACTTGTGGAGCATCAACACGTATGCACAAGACCCTTTTCAAGACAATGTTCTCCCCGAGACGACCCACGGTGAGAGCACGGACGTCATTTAAGTGCTTGCCATCTTTGAGGCGCAGTTTCTCCATCTCCTTAGCACCGAGACTCAACTGCAAAACAAATACAAATGGCATTCTAATGAAAACAAACTAGCAGCAACTATAGTCACAACACAGCAGTATTGTTAGTGAGCTGAACTAAGTGGGACTGTACAAGTGTATTGCATAGTCGAGAATGTACTGCCGGGGAACAGGTTGCTTGCATTTTGACGACTGGCATGTTGGGGGTCAGGCAAAACAAACGACTTGCCTCACTCAAGTGTGACTATACTTAGAGGGCCATTATGTGTAATATCCATATCCACTTCAGGAGCAGCTGAACGCAAGATATGCCTACAAGCCAATAGTACACTGGTCTACCATGCTTCCTTACAAGaaagagaatgaaaaaaaaaaaaaaaaaaatgaaaaacttCAGTCAAACACAAGGAATTATCAATGCAACTCATAATCACTTCAAAGATTATTAATATTTTCTACGCTAATGGAGAACAGCAGAGAATGTTACATAAGGTTACACATTTATGGGACTGGAAAAAAATGTGCAATGTCTACAAGTAAAACAAGTACTTTCTCATGGATTGGTCACTCACTGAATATTTACACGACATGTACAAACCTTGGTGACGATAGTTGACAGTGATGGAAGCTTCTTAGCGTATTTAACAGAAGCTTTGATTATTTGTGAAGCAAAGTCTTGGAAATCTGCATTTCTTGCTACAAAATCTGTTTCACAATTAACCTGAAATAAGACAACCATAGATATTGGCACCCAATTCTGCAGACTGCAGTACTGTCATGCCCCTTACAGAACAGAATAATAAACAAATACCTCAGCCATTGCTGCATACTGTCCGTCAACGTGTACTGCTATTAACCCCTGCGCTGCCGTCCTGTTGTTCACTTGTGCAGCTTTCGCCCACCCTTGTTTCTTGGCCTCTTCTTTCAGCCATTTCTCCGCCTGCAGTCATGGACTTCAGCAGGTAATGCAAGTCACTGATAAACTTGTGTATCTCAGGCCATCACTGCTGTAGCGGCTCTAATTTCAAGTGGCTACTGCTTTAAAAATAGTGAAATCGGTGAAAAAATTACACTTTGATGAAGCGCATTGGGTAAGTGTACCTCCCAACCTCCTACTACTACCGCTACTCCACTGGATAAGGTTACACTTAATTACACAAGGGGAGAGCCAACGAAACTTCACCTTTTTAACGTCGTTGTCTGAAGACTCTAGTGCTTTTTTGCAGTTTGAGAAAGCATAGCCTGTTTTCTTGCGAAGCTCCATGAGAGCTTCTTTGTTGACGCCATTGACTGGTACAGACACATGGAGATACCTGCTTAGCACGCGGCTAAACATCATCTTCTGTGGGGAGGTCAAATTGAATTTTGGTTAATAGCGTCGTCTTTTTAATTACTGTTGGTTCCGCGAGAAAATGCTTAGCTGTTAGTACGTTGTTCAACTGTTCTGAAACACTTCTTCTGGATTTGATCtggaatacttttttttttttttcatgtgggtCCACTTGTTTTCCTTGTGGATCCACTTCGAATTCCAGCTCAAATTGCGTAGTACGAAGTAGCACGTCTTTAATCCCacaaattcacgttctcgaataATTTTCAGAATTTTAAAATTCTACTGAATATTTCCTGCCGGCTTATTTACACGAAAACTCACTGACGTAAAATGTACGAGCAACGTATTTAGTGCATTTCCTACCAATGCGGCCCAATAGCTCACAAACTACGACATTTATGTGATATGTAGCACGTCTACCTAGCTTTAAACGAGATGAATACAACTGCACACACGCAATGCTGAGAGTAAACACATTTCGAAATTCTCAAAAGGGTGCGACCATGCACCTACGCTTCAAGTGTCGTGATCTCCGAGCTATGCGATAACCTCACGCTCAACAAACCTACCTGTATGAAGGAAACGGGTCAACGTACCTTATGTTCGTTATGTTGGGAAAAATGTCGAAAACCAACACCACATTACCCGAATAAACACAACTTAACCCAAATTTCACCTGCAGAACACGCCGAAAAGCATAGCAAAACTGTTGCTGCTCTTGCTACCCAGGGTTGAACACCGCTTCTTGTGAGACTCCGCCACTCCGCCGAGTACGGACGGAAGCGCGGAAGATTCCTGATTTAACGCAAAGCGAAACCAAAGATCTTTCTAGCGCGAAAGGCGCTGCATCGAGGCTCAGAGACTATGTCAAAATGTGTGACACTGCATATATTTTATGAGATAACCTTGAAGCATGAAAACACCTTTTTGCTAGTTTGGTGTGTCTGCACTGCAGGACTGTAGAAAGGGAATGTTACCTGCGGAAGGAAGAaacgcaaaccgaaaccgaaactgcgcttagtcctaaaaaaagaaacgaaaagaaatcACCTACATACTTACGGGAATCAAAGATGTTGCTGTAGGCAACGGGCTGTTCTGTGTAGTCAGAACCATTAAGACGGATTTTAGGAAGTGGACAATATGAATGTTTGGACAATATAGTGCTCTACCATATTGGCTTTGTTTGCTTTtcgcgctcttttcgtttttctaCCTAGACATAAGTGCCAGAAAAGGAAACGTCGGAATACCCGTGTCATGGAATAATGAAAGCAAATTGAAGGCAGCCGAAGGTGCCATCGAAAGAGGAGGCCACCTCCCGAGTATCGCTCCCCAAAGTCGGAGCCAGCATTCATACGTCATAACGAATATCAAGTGCCATAATACATGATGGCTGTACCACCAACTGTCACTATTATGCAAGAACTATTACTGGTTAGTGCATATGTTCAACGTGACATTATACAGATTCATCGTGAACAAGCGTGAGAAGGTGGTGATAGTTATGAAGACGGAACTGCTTGCTGTCGTCGGCcacactcaggtgggcaacgtcacgactgttgCAGGGGGgatcatgcgtcctgggccgacttcctagggaactgtaccgacatttgtcttaaaacATCTGAGGGTAACAAAAAGGGAAAGACACccgaacagcacagccggcgctcggattcgaacccgcatcaCCAGCGTGACCCGCGTGAAAAAGTGGTGGtgggtagtggtggtggtggaagggcATGCCATAGTCGGCCACCCAGCGTGAGGTGGTGGTGTTATTGGTGAAAGAGCTCACCATTGTCgccctcacagaggtgggcaacgtcactcACGACTAACGCAATGACGgaattgtgcgtcctgggcccgacttctaagggagatGTACAACCCCGCGTGATAATCCCTTCTTAGATGACGGCCCACTgaaggatgaagaagaagaagaagagcgcctCTATTCGTGTTGCTGCATCGAATGTCATGTCTGACAGAATTCTGTACGTAGCATCGTTTTTGGTAGAGTTTCAAACAATAACTAGTCACGGCCTGCAGGACGATTTCTGCTCAGATGCGTGTAAAAAAGTAGCGTCATCCTGTGCCCTCTAAGCGTACTGTCGTGCAATGCCAAAACAGTGATACATTCTTCTTGTACCACTGGGATGTTAGCTGTGACTCTTTTTCAGACATATTTTTATTTGGTCGTCGTCATTGTTGAACATCGGGTTATGCGTCAGCCACCAAGGCCGAGTAAGTAAACGCAAATAGACGCAACAAAATATTGAAGCAAGCGTTTGTAAGCGCGAACAAGGAAATATACAGTATACCCTCGTTATATCTAAATCGTCAGAACCGGAAGAAAATTCGGATAAACTAAGGCAACACGCTTCGGCGGCGCATTTGACGGCGATCAGATTCGGGCTTCGCTGCTTTAACCCCACCaaacctaacctcactacagATACGGGGGATTAGACCGATTAGGTACGGCGCTGCCTTAATACCACCGAacccaacctcactaaagtAACCTAGGCTACCTTGATCGAACCCCGTATTAGGCGGATTCGAACATCGCTGCCGCCGTGTCCCCGCAACTTCCGCTGGTCGTTGCCGTAGTTTAGCCGaaaattcgatataagcggAAGGGGCACAAAAACAGTAAGAGTATCTTAGTAAGTAAATCTTGGTGGTGTGCATCTTGACAGCCTTTTAATTTatatgaaaaagagagagggggggctTTCGTCGGCCGACGGGGCGCCGAATAATCGCGTTCGAAACGCATGCATTTCTGTCAGGAGTCAGGACAGCGTGATACTTCGAATAAAGCGATAATTCGATAAGGAAATTTCGTTATAACAAAGGTTTACTGTATGCAGTAAAGTCATCAGAGCTAATACGCACTGTGTAGAAGGGTAgcaaatccagcgaaccggtaaggaactatgaagggaagtgcctcaggacgtgagccgccaatatttcgaacagagactgttcttctgggcaccgtcctcatcaatGGCATGGTATTGGCATGCatccatgccaatgatgaggacgatgcccagaagaagaacagtctctgttcgaaatatcggcggctctcgtcctgaggcacttgcCTTCATAATACGCACTGTGGTACCTCCTTAGTAAAATCAGAACGACCTGGAAAAGCGTCCTATAGGAAGGGCACGGAAGGAAGCCAAGGATTACGCACCTCATATGTGTCCTCTATCGAGCATTCTATAGTCTCTTTACCGTACATTTACAGTACCCTAATGTGAACACTGTGCCATGGCCACTTCCACATAGTATGCGTTCTGAGCAAACTTATTGGCTGGTGAACACAGCCAACTGGAGCATTGTCTTGAACGACGTGCACTGTCCCATCGTCAACGGCGCCATTTCCAGGCTTAAGAAGGCACTCTCCGACAAAATTTGCACGTACCCAGATCCACTTGTAAGTAAAACGCGAGTTCAATAATGTTCTCTCGCGCCAATATCGTTGACCAGCGCGATGCATGTGCAGGCGTCTATAGCGTTTGTCAAAGAGGCGTCAGGATTCCTCAGTGATCTACGAGTTCAACTCGTAGGCCCATGCCAGTACATGCCGGAACTCTATATGAGTGAACAATGTACGTAAAATCAATCCATTCGAAGACTCCTTCGCAAGCCTGTGTAAAGTATTCTTGCTCCTCATTATAGATGTTTTGAAGATAGGGGATGCGGATGATAGAAAACGAGCGACTCTCATCAGTGACAGCAATTGGGGAATCCTTCATGGACTGCAGACGTTTCATCAGCTCCTCTACCCTGTGTCACGTGGAGTGGTTAGCGCTTCAGAACTTTCTTACAATTGCATTGAGCTTCACTTTGCCTTGTCTAGTTCAGTTGTGACGGGATATGAGACTCAGACAGTTATAGTCATTTCCATAAGCTCCAGACGCCACGTCAAAAAATACTTCAATGTTGTGAGACTGCCTAGAGAATGAGTTTATGTGATTCGCAGCAGAGGAAAAGCAGTAAAGGAGGGGTGAAGGAGTTGTGAAATATCACACTGAGCTATATTGAACAAATGTTCAACACAGTCTGCCACGGCATGAACCTCTCGATCAGTTTTACTGCCAAGGTTTAATCGCATCCAACGTATAACCGCTATCAAGACTTCGGTTGCTCGCGAACTGTGTCATTTCCTTTGGAAAACCAACAGCAATAATGCGGACCCGTGCTTACCTTAGTCTCTACCTTAGTTAACCCTTTGTTACCCACAATGCGCCGCGAAATTGCCGGCAAGCTGCGTGAAATCTTCATATTTTATGTTGTATACCCGAGAATGGTGTACACATTACCCTGATATTAGAATGACGTAAAAATGTCTTGCATTGAAAGAATAGAAAATCCACCGACCACCGACATCAGTAGCATTTCAGCGGTATGCTTCGCAATTTTGTTATTTTTTCCTAGTTGGATTATGTCTAAATTCCGTAGAGTCCGCAGGATAACGGATCACGAAATTTATTATGCGTAACATCCATTCAATGTGCATTTCTAAAAGCTATCGAAAAAgatcgaaaagaaaaaaaaaaaccaaaaggaaatgaaaaagtTTTATCGCAAAAAATACACGAAGACGCGCTGCGGTGGCATCCCCCTCTTAAAAATGTGATACGCGCAATATTTCTGGCAAAGGGTACATTTCGTGTACCACAGGTAATTACAGACAACTATCACCACTCTAAGACGGAACGACACACTAGCCGTTCAGACCATGTTTTGACAACTCACACACAATAGACGTTTCCTTCCCAAGCAGCTCACTGTGAACTCGTTACAGTTTGCCATCAACAGCACGATAATACACGATCACCCAGTATTTTCTCATCGCGGCCTCATGATCGATACGTCAAATCACTACATCTCCGTGGCTACCATACTTCGGATTTTGGTGAGTCAGAATTAACTTGGCAGTGGGACATAAAGGTCAAAATTATGGATTGTCCCCAGGACCTAATGGCGGTGAACAAAATGAACGTGTTGCACTGGCATATTGTGGGTGACAGGTCCTTCCCGTTCTACAGTTCCAGCTTGCCCAACCTCAGCAATAAAGTGAGTACTATACCCATGTATCACTCTTTCTCTCACACAATGCCGGACGGTAGTTCTTGTGTCGGATAACATGCATTTCAAAAGTCTTACGGACCATTTCTAACATCGTGGCGGGGTGGGGGTGCACTGTTTCAAGGGTCCGCAAGATTTTCTGTGCCAAAGTTCGAACGCAATAACCTTTTCTCGTATACATGCAGGGTGCATTCCATCGTCGCTCCCATGTGTACCTCCCTGCTGATATAGTATCCATCGTCAGCTTTTCTCAACAGCGTGGAATTCGCGTCATCCCAGAATTTGACACACCAGGTACATTGTAATGCGACGTTGTTTGCCATTAAATGAGCAACGAGGAgacatttaacgtcgctcgaaatcctgcctcgtctgtcaagctgtccaccaggggTCACCaggcaaaatattttcgctctgcggtgcgttatagctgtgcaatcgaatttacaaaaaaagaaaaaagaaaacattcggagaaagcagccgcagacGGTCGACACGATGCTCTCGCGACGTGGTGAACATGGTGGTggaggctccgtgccttgtttctctGTTTtatcttcgcagctcacgcgccccttatacatgcttgagctgtgccgctctacgtcactggtcacgtgaggggagtagcatacgtcatgACGTCCACTCGTTCTGCGGTGctctcttttcacgaggagaaggatTTTTCAAAGACGTGCGGAACAAAGCGCTCACCTTGTAGGTCACATATACGCTCAtggttctttcgcaggaactcattttattcgttggagaacaccctgcacagaaaaacgaaaaaaaaaaaattgggagtCACCTCAGCACACCCAGTCCAAGCTACCTTGTGACAGCGAAGCAACCTTATAACTTTAGCTTGAAGTATCGTTTCTGTACCTGCAGGGCACACTACATCGTGGGGCAAGGGATATCCACAGTTACTGAGAAGCTGTAGCTCGCCGGAACAATC
It encodes the following:
- the LOC135399970 gene encoding beta-hexosaminidase subunit alpha-like isoform X1, which encodes MSDRILHIFIWSSSLLNIGLCVSHQGRYPNVNTVPWPLPHSMRSEQTYWLVNTANWSIVLNDVHCPIVNGAISRLKKALSDKICTYPDPLASIAFVKEASGFLSDLRVQLVGPCQYMPELYMSEQYVLKIGDADDRKRATLISDSNWGILHGLQTFHQLLYPVSRGVFAINSTIIHDHPVFSHRGLMIDTSNHYISVATILRILDLMAVNKMNVLHWHIVGDRSFPFYSSSLPNLSNKGAFHRRSHVYLPADIVSIVSFSQQRGIRVIPEFDTPGHTTSWGKGYPQLLRSCSSPEQSGSIDPTRETTYGLLAVLLTEVGSLFPDSYLHLGGRNFNATCWYMNSDASVSKFLNRSGMKDAVFALKDFHFKRLFQISQAIKKIPILWQDVISNGVRVPHDSVIQSYENTADIYLEKLFRVGRKVLLSSCWNLSSSADWEDFYDCNLREARDKKTRSLVLGGEAWIMSDAIDGTNIISQAWTRSSAAAEKLWNPDGGSADSPDVADRLHNFRCFMLQRGYPASPIRFGFCPCDIKF
- the LOC135401312 gene encoding elongation factor Ts, mitochondrial-like, with protein sequence MMFSRVLSRYLHVSVPVNGVNKEALMELRKKTGYAFSNCKKALESSDNDVKKAEKWLKEEAKKQGWAKAAQVNNRTAAQGLIAVHVDGQYAAMAEVNCETDFVARNADFQDFASQIIKASVKYAKKLPSLSTIVTKLSLGAKEMEKLRLKDGKHLNDVRALTVGRLGENIVLKRVLCIRVDAPQVRIAGYCHAVGGPSSHDYPTFGKYGSLVTYTENEGCQLDDAELKQLGQNLCQQVIGMNPTSVGLLEDFVKAMEDEAKAKEAKEEKLKEKAKEKKDETGEAATTPQAKEEEGTTEEEEGTTEEEEVSENRLLFQEYVANPDIKVGTVVADSQIDILDFVRFECGEPEPVE
- the LOC135399970 gene encoding beta-hexosaminidase subunit alpha-like isoform X2 encodes the protein MSDRILHIFIWSSSLLNIGLCVSHQGRYPNVNTVPWPLPHSMRSEQTYWLVNTANWSIVLNDVHCPIVNGAISRLKKALSDKICTYPDPLASIAFVKEASGFLSDLRVQLVGPCQYMPELYMSEQYVLKIGDADDRKRATLISDSNWGILHGLQTFHQLLYPVSRGVFAINSTIIHDHPVFSHRGLMIDTSNHYISVATILRILDLMAVNKMNVLHWHIVGDRSFPFYSSSLPNLSNKGAFHRRSHVYLPADIVSIVSFSQQRGIRVIPEFDTPGHTTSWGKGYPQLLRSCSSPEQSGSIDPTRETTYGLLAVLLTEVGSLFPDSYLHLGGRNFNATCWNSDASVSKFLNRSGMKDAVFALKDFHFKRLFQISQAIKKIPILWQDVISNGVRVPHDSVIQSYENTADIYLEKLFRVGRKVLLSSCWNLSSSADWEDFYDCNLREARDKKTRSLVLGGEAWIMSDAIDGTNIISQAWTRSSAAAEKLWNPDGGSADSPDVADRLHNFRCFMLQRGYPASPIRFGFCPCDIKF
- the LOC135399970 gene encoding beta-hexosaminidase subunit alpha-like isoform X3 gives rise to the protein MRSEQTYWLVNTANWSIVLNDVHCPIVNGAISRLKKALSDKICTYPDPLASIAFVKEASGFLSDLRVQLVGPCQYMPELYMSEQYVLKIGDADDRKRATLISDSNWGILHGLQTFHQLLYPVSRGVFAINSTIIHDHPVFSHRGLMIDTSNHYISVATILRILDLMAVNKMNVLHWHIVGDRSFPFYSSSLPNLSNKGAFHRRSHVYLPADIVSIVSFSQQRGIRVIPEFDTPGHTTSWGKGYPQLLRSCSSPEQSGSIDPTRETTYGLLAVLLTEVGSLFPDSYLHLGGRNFNATCWYMNSDASVSKFLNRSGMKDAVFALKDFHFKRLFQISQAIKKIPILWQDVISNGVRVPHDSVIQSYENTADIYLEKLFRVGRKVLLSSCWNLSSSADWEDFYDCNLREARDKKTRSLVLGGEAWIMSDAIDGTNIISQAWTRSSAAAEKLWNPDGGSADSPDVADRLHNFRCFMLQRGYPASPIRFGFCPCDIKF